The following DNA comes from Janthinobacterium sp. TB1-E2.
GACAGGGGACGGCGCGCCGCAGGGCTATTTCGGGGCCACGCCGTCGCAACGGAGCGACCCATATCTCAACGACGTTTTAGGTATGCAACCGCCTGGTTCTGTGATGCCCGGCGTGGAGATTCGCGACCAGAACCGGCTCGATTATTTTGCTGCTTTGAATGGTTCCGCTCAGAAGCAATACTGGGCCGAGGAATGGTTGATGGGGATAAAGCTCGGCAACACCTTGTCGGGCACGATCGGGCGGTGGTGGGCGGGAGCGGATGTGGCCTTGGCCGGGAAGGTGAGTTCGTCGGCGAGCGGCAATCTGAGCGCCAGTAAAATCACCGAGGAAAGCATGGCGTTACGATTGCTCCCGTCGGAACAAGCCATCCTTGCGCAAATAGGCAAACTGCCCAACACGACGCTGCAAGGCGACCTGCGCGAGTATGTTACCAATAGCTATTTCATGCGAAATGGATTCAAGTCGTTTGAGGGGAAATGCGGCACCAATTGCTTTGATGGGGTATATGTCAAGGGGGATCTGGTGTATATCAACGAGGTCAAACCGTTGAATGCAAATGGGTCGATAAAACTTACTGGAGCGAATAGCGGAACTAAACTGGACGCACAGATGACGGATGAATGGATATCTGGAGCGATTGAGCGTCTTGCAAAATCAGGTGACGCGACTTTGATGCAGACCGCCGAGTTGTTGACGAAGGCGAGGGATAACGGTCGACTTGTAAAAATGGTTACAGGTGTTGGTGATGATGGGGCAGTAGTCATAAAATTAAATGGAGGTAGAAAGTGATGGCGGAACGTAGTCCGGCAGACAGGTTGAAAAGTCTTGTGTCATTTTGGGAAGGGCGAATTTCCGACTCCGTTGATAGCTATATGTATCGGCGCAAGCAAGTGCGGCTGGGTGCCGTTCTCACAAGCTTGGCTGCGCACGCGCGTGCTAGCGCCATGTACAGTTTCTTCGTAGAAAGAAATCTCGATAAGTTCAAGCAGAACTGTTATCTCGCTAGCCGGTTGGCACTGGCGAGCATTGGGCAGGATGGTGGCGCGAGCTTCTGTGTTGGGGGGGAATTGTTGTATGGTATGCTTTCCGACAACGAGAAAGTGATCGCAGCAATCGCAGTTGCGGAAACCGAAGAGCTTATTCGACAGCGCAACGGCCCCACCCTCACTGCATTTCATGTCCACATGATCCAACTTGCATTGCGCGGTGACGACGGTGCCTTACTGTCCAAAATTGAGAAGGTGGCCAAGAACGGCCGCAAGCCAGATCGTGCCGATAGTGCTGCAGGCCAGGATTTTTTCTCCCTGCTGCTTAAACGTGACCAAGCTGGCTTGGAGCATTTCATACAGACGCGAAGCGCACGCGTCAAAAGCTCGGATGCGGCCGAGGAAGATTTCCTTTCCTATCTGGGTGTGCTGCAGACTAAGTTATGCTGGATCAGGGGCATTCCTGTCCAAATCGATAGCCTTCTGGTACCGATGGCATTGATGCCGGTGCGCCCCTTGGCGCACTATGACGATGTCTATGAATTCCTTGCGCCTGGATGGGCTCCTCCTCCTCAAGGTGCCGTCGCAGACATTCTCCGTTGGCTAAAAAGACGGTTCGAGTAATTCATTGAGCTACTTTAGCCTTATATGCGGTACGCCTGGGGGGGCGGGGTCAGGTCCGACTTTTGTACACGGTCTCAACCTTTGCCGTCTTGATCGACAGCAAGTTGCGCTTTATTAAATGCCAATACGGCCCGACTGACTGTCTTGCTCGACACGTGAAAAGCGGCGGCGATGTGGGACATGGTAAAAGCGGTTGACAGATAAGCGCGTGCCATGGCCTCGTCTCTGTCGCTATAGCGGAGGCCGGGGTCAGGTCCGGTATTCGTACACGATCTCAGCCTTGGTCGTCTCGATCTGCAGCAGTGAAATAGCCCCTTGATTCACCAGACACAGCCTATGCGTTATTCTTACGGATAGGAATAGGACTGTGCATATGACTAGGAACAAGCAAACAATCGAGGTGGTGACGGTGGGCCAGGAGCGCCGCAGGCGCTGGTCTGCCGAGGAAAAAGCGGCGCTGGTGCGCGAGACTTACGAGCCAGGCATGAACGTGTCGCTGGTCGCTCGCAAGCACGGCGTCGGTGCAAGCCAGTTGTTCAACTGGCGTAAGCTCGAACGGGAAGGCGCGCTAACGGCGGTCACTGCTGGCGAATCGGTGGTACCAGCGAGCGAACTGGCCGCTGCACGCGCGCAGATAGCCCAGTTGCAGCGCATGCTCGGCAAGAAGACGATGGAGGCGGAAATCCTGAAGGAGGCCGTCGAGTTTGCTCGCGAAAAAAAGTGGATTGCGCGCTCGCCCTTGTCGGGCAAGGACGACCAGTGAAGCCGGTCTGCTCTGCCCTTGGCGTAGCGCGCTCACACGTAGCCCAGTTGCTGGTTCGTCCCGCGGACTGGATCGACGGGCGTACCACTCAGACGTTCCACCAACCTACCGACGCCATCCTGGTCGACGCCGTGCGCGCCGAGATTACAGCGCTGCCGACCTATGGCTACCGCCGGGCTGGCGCTCTGGTCAACCGCACGCGCGCCTTGATGGGCTTGCCAGCAATCAATCACAAGCGGTTTTATCGCGTGATGAAGGCGAACAGTCTGCTGCTACCCAAGGCGCCGAAACGCCCAGTGAGCAGCCGCGTGCACAATGGCGCGGTGGCGGTGGACGAACCCAATCAGCGCTGGTGCTCGGACGGCTTCGAGATCGCCTGCGACAACGGCGAAGTGGTGACCGGTGTGTTCATGAAGGATTGCTGTGACCGAGAAATCATTGCCTGGCGTGCGTGGGCCGAACGTGGCCTGCCTGGCGAGCCCGTGCGCGACATGCTGGTGGAAGCGGTCGAGACAAGATTCGGCCAGGCCAGCGTCGGCTCGACCCGGCTGGAATTCTTGAGCGACAACGGCGGCGCCTATCGAGCCCATGAAACGCACGCGCTGGTGCGCGCACTTGGGATTGAACCGGTGCATACACCGGTATGCAGCCCGCAGTCGAACGGCATGGCCGAGAGCTTCGTGAACACGTTTAAACGGGACTACGTGAACTTGATGGACCGCAGCAGCGCAGAAATCGTTCTGGCTCAACTGCCAGACGCCTTTATGCACTTCAACGAGGTCCATCCGCATTCGTCGCTGAAATGGAAATCGCCTCGCATGTTCAGGAGGGAGCTGGCGCGCCGGGCTCAGGAAAGCGGCGCTAACTAAACGATTGGCTGTGTCTGGTTATATTGGGGCAAGATCACGTGGCACCCCGTACATTGTGAGCGCAGCAGATCCAAAAAACTGGCAAGAAATTCCTATCCGGCCCATCTTAGGCTATTGCGTTGCTGCAGACGAAGGTGTTTTGCTTTTATATGACTACACGAAAGTTATGGGGCTATGCGCGAATGGAAAAGCTTGGTCGACACGATCGTTTTCGTGGGACGGGCTCAGGTCAGTGCGCGTCGTCAACGGAGCAGTAGAAGGTGAAGGATGGGATGCGCCAACGTCCGCTTATGTGCCATTCCGCGTTGATATAAAGACAGGGGAAAGTACGGGTGGGGCCTCACCACCGCATTGAAATCAAGAGGGCCGGGGTCAGATACCGTCTTCGCATGGGGGGGCGGAGGGGGCGGGATCAGGTCCGCCTTTCGTACTCGGTCTCAACCTTTGCCATCTCGATCTACAGTAAGATGCGCATTATTAAATGCCGATACGGCCCGACTGACCGTCCTGCTCGACATGTGAAAAGCGGCGGCGATGTGGGACATGGTAAAAGCGGTTGACAGATAAGCGCGTGCCATTGTCTCGTCTCTGTCGCTATAGCGTGCGTGAGACTGCGCGCGTGACAGTGTGACAGCGCGGTGCTGCTGCCTTGGCGCATCTTTGAATGATTGGACCGCTGCGATTGCTAATGTGCCGAAATGAAGGCGTCATCGCCCAGAAGCAACTGGTGGCAGGTATGGGCGAGCGGACTAGTTTTCGCTCATCCCGGCCGCGACTAAGCGGCAACCATAGGTAAATCCGGTGAGGGTATTTTTGAGGGTATCGGTAACTGAATAGTTTGGAAAGCACTGAAAAATCAAACGCTTAACCATCTCATTGACCATCGAGTGGGAATGATTTGATGTCTAGCAACTGCTGGCACTGATAGGCAGGAGGCCACACCTAAGCCCTTGATTTCACGGGCTTTTTTGTTATTTTGTCTGGCACTGCCTGGCAACGATTGGCGCGCTTAAGCACTGTTTTTTTCATGGCGTTATTAATGGTATAATCTCACAACGATGCATGATCGGCGGTCGATACCATGCGATGCTTCCGGATTCTGTCATGGTATCAATTTCGTATAAAGTTCATTAAAATCAAGGACTTGTAAGAAATTTTCATCCGCTTTTTGATCATGGTATTTCAGCTCTTCATGACCAGATGCCATGCTGACCGATACCAAACTGCGCAATCTCAAGCGACAGGACAAACTCTACAAGGTGAACGACCGCGATGGCCTGTATGTGGCCGTCACGACTGCCGGCTCAATCTCGTTCCGTTATAACTATGTAATCAACGGCCGCCAGGAGACCGTTACCTTCGGCCGCTATGGCGTCGGCGGCATGACGCTGGCGGAGGCGCGCGAGAAGCTGGGCGAGGCAAAGAAACTGATCACGGCCGGAAAGTCCCCGGCGAAAGAAAAGGCGCGGAATAAGGCCCGCGTCAAGGACGCCGAGACAAGCGGCGGGATCAGCATCCGTGAAATCATGTACCTGAGTCCCGATATGCTCGCCACCAGAGGCAGACCGCGTTGGTCGATGAGCAGATGGGGCTTGCAGCCAAGCTTGCCCCGGTCGGTTGGATTGGGGCCGGTATGCTGTCCGCCGAGGGGTTTCTTTGGACGACGTTTTGTTTAGGCGTTCCAAGGCAGGCTTTTCCTGCCTCTTGCCTTCAATAAGATCAGGTTTAGGACAGCGCGGTTTAGCAAAAAGATGTGCAACAAAGGTTGGAAATGGAAGCTGGAGAGTCGCAGGCAAGACGCAAGCTTTGGACGGTACGGCAGGTAGGTGGATGATCTATTCGAAACGAAGAATAGCAGGCAATTGAGCGGCAAATTACCTGGACTTGCCTTTGTATCAGGGCAAGATTTCAAGTAAGCTGCCGCCCGACTGTACTTTAGCGGTTGAGGATTGCCTCAGTTGTCGCGCCGTTCTTCACTTCGACTGTTCGCACAACCAGGCCGCCTTGTTGATCAAGAAGGCCCAAACGCCGTGAATATTCATTATCCGAAATGGTTTCCCAATTCACATTACTGAGTACATAGTATTGACCTGGTGGAACTTCATTAAACTCAAAACGACCTTCACCATCAGTAGTTTTAGTTTTATCATAGGTCGAGTAGCGTGGATCCTGAGATACTGCTGCTGCCCGGCCTTCCATGAGTACCGCCTGGTACCACTGTTGCCTGTACTTTGTCACCGGTATTAAAAGTACTGCATTCCCGGCACCTTTTTTCACGGTGCCGCCCACTGTTTTCGCAAAGACTTGACCTTTTACAATACCGGTGCCACTTTTAGGAAGTGCATCATATTCAACGGCGTCAAATGGCAGCGGAGTGAAGCTTGGACGTTGAGGTGCCACGCAGCCTCCAAGTAGTGCTGCAAGGGATGCGACCAGTACAATTTTTGTAATTTTCATCAGTTTATTTTCACTAAGATAGGAGAATCAGCGTTGGGTGTTGCAGTTGACAGTACCGCACTTCAAATTGGCATGACGGAACCTCTTGAATTATTGCATAATTTCACTGACGGTTTTAGATCCTATGTTTAAATTTTAGAGATTTAAATCGATCGCGCGATATACCCAGCAATGATTGGTAATCCTCCATTTTTAGAGCGCTTTAGAAGTAGAGGTTAAGCGGCCATGGCAAGCTTCTGTTTTGGCGTGATGCCGTCAGGTGCCATGTCGCGTCAGCCGTGATCGCTATTGCTACTCCAGCACCAGCGCGCAAAGTCCCCCATCTGGCCGAGCGCACGAAGCAGATGACGGGCTATTTTATCGTAGCCAATTATGCCGTTATTGCTCTCAGAAGCAGATGCTCTGTTGCTTACTCGGGATAGGAAGGCCCGGCACGATCTCGTCGTAGGATCAGACAACGATATCAGCACCCACTTGGTGCTTGGCAGAAAGCCAAAGGTCTCAATACGATTTATCTACTTCTTATTTACGCAGAATTATGGTGCGGGAGAGGCCAAACCACTGGTGACAATTCATTCTGTGGTCCTGTTGGCGCCTCCAAGCGCATCTTTTGATTATTGTTTGACCAATATCAAGGATATCATTACCCTGATGAAATTACCTTCTCTTGCATGAATATCGTTGATCTATAAGACTGCATGTATAGGCTGGTAACACCCCATCTATCCCGCCATAGAGAAAGAACGCAGTATGGAGCATTCATTTGGTGGTTCCTGGACCTAGATTAAGTTCGACATGCTGCGCAGGTGTTCGTTTGCTCGCAGAATTGACCCACTCTGTTTGACGCGCCTTCCACTGCCTGGCAAACGCTGCCACGCGGTCGTATGACCCTGCATAGCCCAGCTCTTTCAGGTCCTCATGGATCTGCTTCAAATTGTGCCGCTGCTTACGCGGCTTCGTCATTTCGGCCTTGAGCCACCCGGATAGCTGCACCGAGTATTTGTCTAATCCGCTAACTGATCGCCGCTCCGCATAGGAGGGCTTAGTGGTTTCCGATCACAGATAGCGTCGGACGGTATTGCGTGATATATGCAGTCGCCTGGCGATTTCTCGTCAGGCAGACCGAGACGAGCATGGCAGCCTATCGTCTCACTCCTCTTTTTCAAAGATGCGGATCTTCGCGCCGCCCTGGTAGTCCTGCAGATCCGTTTCGCCATCGATGCGTATGTCGCCCTTCAATATCACCTCCACGCTGATATCGACTCTTTTGATGCGAAACGTTTCAATGTCGGTTGGGTGTATATCGATTTCCATGGAAATCGAGGCGCCTGGCGCGATCGTGGTGAATTTCGTCTTCAGCGCCGGATTGGCCAGGCCACGGCGGGCATAGGTAACGGCGCCGGTATCGGTGTCGATGAATTTGACGATCGGGCCCGACTTGCGCAGGTAGTCGAGCGGAAAACCGATATCGCGGCTGCCATCGTTGCGGATGGTGACCAGCACGTCGATCGGCTTGCGCTCATAGACGCAGCCAGCGTTGCCCAGGCATTGCAGGGAGATGGAGAGGGGCGCATGGGTGCTCGTCATGGTGTTTGCTTTCAATGGTAGTGCCATCAGCATGGCATAGATAAGGAGGCTCAGACAATATCGCATCGTATTTTCCTGCCAATTTTTTTGCTCAACAATTCCTGCGCTTCAATTGCGATATTCCAGCCGTGGCGTTTCAGGATCAGCGCGCCTTCCGCATACGACATGATCGATTGCGTCAGGTCTTGCGGCGAGGTGCCGTTGACGTGGCAAACAATGGGCGCGTCGAGTGTGCCGTCCGGCTTGAAATAGCGTACCGTTTCTTCGAACTCCGTGTACGAGTATTCGTCGGGCATGCCGACGCAATGTCCGAATTCATGCGCATACGTGGTCAGTTCCGTTGCCAGCGACACGTTCATGACGTCGCCGGTCACGTTTTCGCGGTCATAGCGCTTGTGGATCTGCAGCGTGTAGTGCTGATTCTCGTCAACCCAGAGGACGCGGAAAACCACGGGCAACACCTTTTGTCCGCATTGCGGATCATTGATTTCAAGCCGGAACTTGTTGTTCCAGTTGCCTTCGATGCCGGCCGTCGCGTTTTTCTGCGCCAGCGCCACCACGTAGGCGCGCTGCTTGACGCGCAGCGCCGCCGATTCCGTGCCCTTGTCGCTCTCTTCCAGCGCCTGTCCTGCAGCGTCCAGTACCGTGATGGCCTTGAAACGCACTTCCACCACCACCGGACCGTCCGATTTTGCCGGCACGTACAGCTTGAACCAGATCTTGTCCCTGTATTTGTGCGGCGTGCCGTCGTGCTGGTAAGGCTGGGCATAGCGGCCATACGAGGGGCCGGCGATTTCTTTTTCGTAGTCCGCGATCCAGCAGGCCGGCAGCTTGACCAGCACTTCCTTGCGGCGCTTGTTGTCCACCGGCGTGGTGCTGGAGTCGCCTGCCGGCTTGTATTTCGGTTCCGGCGGGGTGCTGGTTCTGGCTGCCGGCTGCCCTGGCGAACCTGGTACCGGCGCCGGCGCTGAAGAGGGGGCAGGGTCGGGTGCCGGTGCCGAACCCTGGCCGCCCATCGTTTTCAGCAGCTCGATCACCAGCGCCTCGGCGGCCGCCGCTGCAATCACATGCGTCAAGCCCTTTTCGTCGGTCATGCCGCTCTCATAGCTGCCATCTTCGCGCTTGATGCGGTAGGGCTGGCGCGGCATCGGTTCGCCCGTGTCGCGGTCGCGCAGCACAAAGCCTTCGTCGAACAGCTTGATGCGCGTGTCGGGCAGCGCCGGCAGCACGCCGGCCGCGCTGGCGGCGCCGTTGAGCACGTGCTGGCCGCCCTTGACCGTGAAGTTGCCGGGACAGGTAAACGTGATATTGCCGCCTTCAAGCGTGATCGACGATTGCCCGGCCTGCAGCGTGATCTTTTGATTGGCCTTGATGTCGATGCAGTCGTTGACCGAGAGTACGGTAATGGCCTTGTCGGCCAGGATTTCCAGTTGTCCCGTATGCGCCTGCAGCGATACGGGGCCGTTGGCGGCAATCGCCTGGATGCCGCCGGTGTGGCTAAACAAGCCATGCGCACTGGCCGACACGGACGAATAAGTGTGGCCGGCCGTCATGTGCAAGTCCGACTGCGTCGTCCAGTGCAGTTGCTGGGCGGCAAACAACACGGTCGAGCCTGGCGTGGCCCAGTTGATGCTGGCGGGCGCTTCCATCACGACCAGCGGCTGGCCGAATTTTTCCACCGGCTGGTCGGCAGCCAGCTTGCGCTCGCCCGCGCTGGCCTTCAGTGCCTCCTGTCCGCCCACGCTGGCCTGGTATTTGCCATCTTGCTGGGGATCGATCTGCTTGATCAGGTCCAGCTGGGCCTGTTTCGCGTCCTGGCTGAACAGGGCGGTTTGTTGTTGCGCGGCCTCGGCCAACGACTTGTTCAGTTCGGCCGCGCCTTTCAGCTGGGCCAACGCTTCCGTGGTGTCGAGCTGGGTAGATGCAATGCCCGCGCCAGTCTGTGCGCGGGCTGTGGTCGAGATGAGCACGCCTTCGCCGCCGCGCAGTACGGTCCAGGCGTCGGTGCGCAGTTCGAAGCCGCTGCCCCGGTAACTGCCGCGCTGCGCCGTGTTGGGTCCTTGCTGTACCAGGTAACCGAGGTTCAGCTGCGTGGCCGCGCTGCTCGTCGCCAGGCGGGTACGCAACTGGCCAGGCGTGTCGTCGATGACCCACTGGTTATAGCCGCCGCCATCGAAATTGTGGCTGTGAATGCCGGAAATGACGCCGGCGTGATTGACGTCCGAATCGACGCCGGCCGCATAGGGCGGCGTGTCGCTGCCGGTATAGAGCTGGGCCACTACCAGCGGACGGTCCATGTCGCCTTCGATGAAGTCGACCAGCACTTCGGTGCCGATGCGCGGCGTAAATTGTGAACCCCAGTTCGGGCCAGCCAAGGCTTCGGCAACGCGCACCCAGGTGCCTGACGCTTCGTTGCCGGGCGCGTTGCCCTGCTGATCCGTGTTGTGCGCCATGCCGCCGGGATTGGCGGCGGCGCCCCGTTGCCAGGCAAACTGGATGCGTATCTGATGGTCGCGCCCGGTGGTCGCCACGCTGTCGGGCAGGCCGACCACCAGCGCCGTTTGCGGCCCCAGCGCGCTGCTGGCCTGGCGCGCGGCGGTAGCGAGCGGCACGATGGCCACGCTGGTACGCGCGCAAGCGAAGGTATTGCGGTAGGTGCCCGCCTCGAGCTGGCCGGCGATCAGGCTGGCGACGTCGCCCAGGCTGGCCACTGTCGATAATTTCGACAGGAGCGTCGTCAGCGCGCCGCCGGCCGGCCCCAGGTTGTTGCGTGCCTCGTGCTCGACCCAGAGCACGGTGAACTGGTTGGCGCCACCGGCATACTGTTCGTGCTGCAGCAGCTCAAAGGCGTGGCCGGCCGCCATGCGCCGCACCGCGCCAGCGCCCGTGAACTGCTTGTTCTCCAGTTCCAGTGCCTGCAGCATGCGCAAGCCGTGCGGATCGGCGGCAGCACTGTCGGCATGGCGCCGTTCGCCGGACCCGTCG
Coding sequences within:
- a CDS encoding Imm49 family immunity protein — translated: MAERSPADRLKSLVSFWEGRISDSVDSYMYRRKQVRLGAVLTSLAAHARASAMYSFFVERNLDKFKQNCYLASRLALASIGQDGGASFCVGGELLYGMLSDNEKVIAAIAVAETEELIRQRNGPTLTAFHVHMIQLALRGDDGALLSKIEKVAKNGRKPDRADSAAGQDFFSLLLKRDQAGLEHFIQTRSARVKSSDAAEEDFLSYLGVLQTKLCWIRGIPVQIDSLLVPMALMPVRPLAHYDDVYEFLAPGWAPPPQGAVADILRWLKRRFE
- a CDS encoding IS3 family transposase (programmed frameshift), which encodes MTRNKQTIEVVTVGQERRRRWSAEEKAALVRETYEPGMNVSLVARKHGVGASQLFNWRKLEREGALTAVTAGESVVPASELAAARAQIAQLQRMLGKKTMEAEILKEAVEFARGKKVDCALALVGQGRPVKPVCSALGVARSHVAQLLVRPADWIDGRTTQTFHQPTDAILVDAVRAEITALPTYGYRRAGALVNRTRALMGLPAINHKRFYRVMKANSLLLPKAPKRPVSSRVHNGAVAVDEPNQRWCSDGFEIACDNGEVVTGVFMKDCCDREIIAWRAWAERGLPGEPVRDMLVEAVETRFGQASVGSTRLEFLSDNGGAYRAHETHALVRALGIEPVHTPVCSPQSNGMAESFVNTFKRDYVNLMDRSSAEIVLAQLPDAFMHFNEVHPHSSLKWKSPRMFRRELARRAQESGAN
- the tssI gene encoding type VI secretion system tip protein TssI/VgrG, whose amino-acid sequence is MSGPATTEAPQGVFGTGLSQHARLITLATAQASNLPESLMAERMRGREAVNELFRFEVDALSTAAGLDLASFLGEEITLKLLQPDGSWRAWHGLCTDCGFAGADGGVARYRLRLEPALALLGLRRDSYIFQDKNARDLITELLADYPQVRFEFDVSQELAPRPVWTQYRESDLDFLTRVLAFEGLSWRFEHEQDDGAAQQGEQQNAQQAKHKLVIFDSKAAAPPTPGVAGLRFHGVRASDTDDAIDSFSARRQVRANAVGISSWDPQQLVAPAAEHSSSLQAGELPPLPLYDGSGERRHADSAAADPHGLRMLQALELENKQFTGAGAVRRMAAGHAFELLQHEQYAGGANQFTVLWVEHEARNNLGPAGGALTTLLSKLSTVASLGDVASLIAGQLEAGTYRNTFACARTSVAIVPLATAARQASSALGPQTALVVGLPDSVATTGRDHQIRIQFAWQRGAAANPGGMAHNTDQQGNAPGNEASGTWVRVAEALAGPNWGSQFTPRIGTEVLVDFIEGDMDRPLVVAQLYTGSDTPPYAAGVDSDVNHAGVISGIHSHNFDGGGYNQWVIDDTPGQLRTRLATSSAATQLNLGYLVQQGPNTAQRGSYRGSGFELRTDAWTVLRGGEGVLISTTARAQTGAGIASTQLDTTEALAQLKGAAELNKSLAEAAQQQTALFSQDAKQAQLDLIKQIDPQQDGKYQASVGGQEALKASAGERKLAADQPVEKFGQPLVVMEAPASINWATPGSTVLFAAQQLHWTTQSDLHMTAGHTYSSVSASAHGLFSHTGGIQAIAANGPVSLQAHTGQLEILADKAITVLSVNDCIDIKANQKITLQAGQSSITLEGGNITFTCPGNFTVKGGQHVLNGAASAAGVLPALPDTRIKLFDEGFVLRDRDTGEPMPRQPYRIKREDGSYESGMTDEKGLTHVIAAAAAEALVIELLKTMGGQGSAPAPDPAPSSAPAPVPGSPGQPAARTSTPPEPKYKPAGDSSTTPVDNKRRKEVLVKLPACWIADYEKEIAGPSYGRYAQPYQHDGTPHKYRDKIWFKLYVPAKSDGPVVVEVRFKAITVLDAAGQALEESDKGTESAALRVKQRAYVVALAQKNATAGIEGNWNNKFRLEINDPQCGQKVLPVVFRVLWVDENQHYTLQIHKRYDRENVTGDVMNVSLATELTTYAHEFGHCVGMPDEYSYTEFEETVRYFKPDGTLDAPIVCHVNGTSPQDLTQSIMSYAEGALILKRHGWNIAIEAQELLSKKIGRKIRCDIV